CACCACCCAGCAGCACATACAAAAAGAATGAAAAGGCAAGAAAGAATAAGACGATATACAACATGACCTTTAGGTATTAGGAGTGTTATTGAGGACTTTAATCTGACGGCTCATCAGCCAGGTTACGGCAATAGCGAGTACGGTATAGAGCACCACATACATGTAGAAACTGTAAATCATTCCAGGCATAGGGGTTACCGCATCTTTGGTACGCATCACATTATGTATGATCCAGGGTTGCCGCCCGACTTCGGTTACGATCCATCCGGCTTCGAGGGCTAAAAAACCGACAGGAGCTAAGCAGGCAAAATAAAGCCAGTACTTCCGGCTGTCCTGCCATTTTATTTTTTTAAGGCTGGTAAAATAAAAAATTCCTGAAAACAACATCAGCATCCCAAGGCCAACCATGATCTGGAACGCATAATGGGTAATGGCTACCGGGGGGCGGTCTTCGGCCGGAAAATCATTCAGTCCTTTTACTTCCGCATCAAAATCGCCAAAGGCCATAAAAGAAAGTGCTTTGGGGATTTCAATCTTATAGGAGACTTCCTGTGTTTTTTCGTCCACAATCCCACCGATAAACAGGGGAACCCCTTTTTCCGTATTGTAATGGGCTTCGAGGGCAGCGAGTTTGGCAGGCTGGCGTTTGGCAATATCCTTAGCTGATAAATCCCCACTGAGCGGTTGTAATAGTGCTGCAACGGCCCCTATGGAAATAGCGATTTTAAAAGCCGCTTTGTGCAGGATGGTGTTCCTGTTTTTGTAGACTTGGAAGGCATGGATCCCGGCGACGGCAAAACTGGTGGCAGCAAAGGCAGCCAGTGTCATGTGCAGCGCCTGGGTGAACCAGGCCGGATTCAGGAAGGCTTTCACCGGATCGATATTCAGGAATTTCCCGTCGATATAATCAAATCCCGATGGGGCATTCATCCAGCTGTTGGCCGAAACGACAAGTATACCGGACAGTACACCCGAAACACCTACGATAATCCCGGTAAACCAGTGGAATTTTTCGGGAAGCTTGTTCCAGCCATACAGGTAAAATCCAAGGGCAATGGCTTCGATAAAAAAAGCAGCACCTTCCAGGGAAAAAGGCATCCCGATAATCGGGCCGGCATGTTTCATGAATTCGGGCCACAGGAGGCCAAGTTCAAAGGACAGTGCGGTACCAGACACGGCACCGGTCACAAAGAAAATGGCGACGCCTTTTTGCCAGGATTTGGTGAGGGAGAGGAAAACCGGATTGCGGGTTTTCATGAATTTGTAATGTGAAATTACCATGAAGAACGGCATGACCATTCCGATACAGGCAAAGACAATATGAAAGATGAGGGTGAATGCCATCTGCATTCGGGCAGCATCAAGATTTTCCATAGTAGCGGTTTTAAATTGACCTTCAGCAAAGGTACTGGATCCGCTTCGGTAAAGCTATTTTATACCGTACTAATTCTATGGATTCCCCTTTAATTTAACAGTTAAAAAGCCAGTTTTCGCGAGGTTTCCAAAAGCAGTTGCCCTACCGTAAATATAGCCCTTTCCACTTGTTGTGCCCGGCTTAAAGTTCCGCTACGGGAGCCGCATACAGCAGCAGGTCTTTTTCGGTTTCCATCGGTTGCTGATAGCGCAATCCCAGGCGTTCCAATAAAGCAATCGAGGCATGGTTGTTACTGAGGGTAGTAGCCAGCAGTACCGTATCGCTTTCCTTTTTAACAATGTGTTCGATAACCGATTTTGCCGCTTCGTAGGCATAGCCTTTTCCGGTGTGTTCCGGCAGGAAGGAAAAACCAATATCACGGTGTTCCAGATGATCCCGTTTGATCAAAGAGAGTATCCCAACGGGTATTTCCCCTTCGCAGGTTCTGACTACCCAGTAGGAGATATTGCTGTTGTGAATGATTTTCTGGATATAGGCATCAGCATCCGAAAGGCTCCTGACATTCCGGTCCCCGATGAATTGCAGGAAGCCCGGAGTATTAACAATCGTGAAAATAAAGGCAGCGTCCTCCGGTGTTAAGGGGCGGAGGTGCAGTCGTTCACTTTTGAATTGCTGTGGCATGGAATATAAAATAAAAAAGGGTTACAATCGTAATGTTCTTTTGACGCTTACCAACCTCCACTCAGGCCTTCTTTCAGGGCTTTTTGGTATTTTTCAAGATCAAAACTGTACAAATCCGGCGCACGGTGCGCACCACCTTTACGGGGTTCCTCGTGTTTGAGCAATATGTCATAACGCAGCAGTTTACGATAGAAATTACCGCGATTCAGTTTTTTGTCCAATATGATTTCATACAGCTTCTGGATTTCCGGCATTGTAAATTGTTCCGGCAACAGATTGTAGCCAATGGGTTTATTGTTCAGTTGTTTGCGTAAGGTCAGCAGGGCCTTGTCAAAGATCTGGCGGTGGTCCATCATAAACGGTGGGAGTTGTTCGATATCTTTCCACTCACAGGCGGTAGAGAACTCATCCATGATAATACCTACTTTGGAATAGTCGACCAGGGCATAATAACCGATCGATATAAAACGCTGCTTGTTCCAAAGGGTATCCGGATAGTCTTCAAAAAAACCTTCGGAGCGGTTGAGATCGCCAAAGGTGTAAAATTGTTGGAGGTAAATATCGGTGGCACCGGCCCTGTCTTTCAGGATGCGTACGGCGGCAGCATCTAATGGCTCTTCTTTATAGACATAGCCGCCGGGGAGGCCCCAGAGCTCCTGGTCTTTCATTTTGAGCAATAACACTTTCAAGGTCCCATCATGAAATCCGAATATGACAGAGTCAATAGAAATATGGGGGATGTAATTTTTCCAGGACGTTTCTGACCGCTGTTCGAGTAAACTTTTCAATTCCATAGGGATCGCAATTCTGCCCAAATTTACTGTTTTTGGTTTTTGAAACCGTTGAATTTGTTTTTTTTTAAACATTTTTTTAATCACAATAAAAACCAATCGAAACGATAAAATGGCTTTTCAGCTAAAATAATAACGATGCTAAAAAAATAAGCTACCTCGTTTTCGCCAGTAAACACAAAGGCTTACGAAAACGAGGTAGTCTTTTTATTGAATTTTAGGTATACGCTAAGGACTATTCGTTTTTATTGTTTTTATCGAATTGAACGCTTGTTTTAGTTGCGATTATGAAAATAAATAGTTGCTTTTTTTGTAAATATCAAAAAAAGGATTTAATATTGCTTCATAATGAAGCAATGACTATTTTATCAAATCAAATAAACTAAAAAGCAATTCAGAGTACGTATGAAAAAAATTATAATTTCTGCTTTTTGCCTGACCCTGTTTCCTGTTTTTGAAGCATTTTCACAGGAGGGCAAAACCACTCCGGCAGATTCGCTGAAAGTAAAAGCGAAAGTGGTGAATTCGGATACCAAAGAGGAAAAAAACCGAAACATAATGCTGAATGCAGCCAATAACTCCGGGCCTCGTGATGTGAATATCGGGTTGCCTTCTTCAGTAGGGGGTATTACAATCCAGGAAAATGATTTACCAGTGGTATATTATTTCTGGCCGGAATTGCCTAACCGGACGTGGCGGCAAAGTAAAAGTCTGGGTCGTACGGGATTGCTGAAAATTGGGGAAGCCGCCATTACTACCGGAGATCTTGGGTTTGCGGTAAATTCCTATACCAAGCTGGGTACGGACAAACATGAAGTGGTGGGGAATCTTTCCGGTAGCCATTTTGGTTGGCTGAAAGGGGATGTGAATGTATCCGGCCCTTTAGGCAACAACTGGTACTATACGATGGGGGCTTATGCCAACTTTGACCCGAACTCATTTGATTTAAAATTTGCACAATATTCCGACCGCACACAAATTTATCGCGCAGGACTGACCAAACGATTCAACAACGGAAAAGGGGAGATTAGTGTCCTGTATAAATATGCTAATTCGGCATCATTGAGTAATTATGCGGTATTTCAATATAAAGAAGGCGGGAAAGTAGCGGAGATCGACGGGTTCCGTATTGGGCGTGATTCTTATATCGTCAATGATGGAATACTCAAATTCAAGGACATCTTAACCGGGGAATCCAAAACTGCCGATATGGGTGGTAGCGATGCTGCTTCTTTTTCACATTCGGTTGACATCCTTGGGAATTATGACCTTGGGAACGACTGGAAATTCAATTTCTCTACCCGTATGCGTTATGCCGAAGCCTCCCAGTTGGTGACCATTCCACTGAGTATCTTTCAGGCCGGAGCCGGTGATGGTTTTGCGTACCAGGCGAATGGACAGCCGTATACCGGAAATGTCAATTCGATGCTGGGTATGTACACCGACGGTACACCAACCAAAACGTTACTGTCCCGGTTTGAGATTAAGAAAAGCATCAACAACCACAATTGGCGCTTCGGGTTGACCGAATACTATTACAATGTGGATAAATTTACCTCCAACCGCTCGTTTTTCTACCAGACCGTGGATGCCAATCCCAATAAACTGGTACGCAATAGCGCCGGGGGAACAGGTACCGATGCTGATGGATTTTACAACTACAATGTCGGAGGCGAATACCACAATGGGTTTGAAAATAAACTGTCGGCTTATTTCTCTGATGACTGGGTAGTGAACAACCGTTTGAGCCTGACCTATGGTGTCAACCTACGCTACAACAAATTAAAAGGCGACTATTACCTGACGCCGCGTACGCCTAACCTGATACTGGATCCGAACGACCGCAGTTATTTTGATAACAATTGGTTTCACTTAGGGGCTTCGGTTAACGCAGTCTTCAAAGTGACGCAGAAAGCAGGATTATTAGCCGACTTTACATACACCGAAAAAAACGGCCAGCTGGAAAGTTATTCCGGAGCAGTAGCGCCTAATCTCTCCAAGACCAAAAGCCCGTTGGCTGCCTTTGGACTGTACTTTAACCACGATAAATTCAGTGTGGTATCCCAGGCCACCTACCTGACCCGCAACAACTACCAGGCGCGACTGAACCTGGTGAACCCGGACAACGGTAGCGAATCACAGGTGGCGACTGTATTTTATGACATCCAGACCATCGGTTGGACAACGGATATCGTAGCGAAACCTTTTAAGGGATTGAACCTGCATTACCTGATTACATTCCAGGATCCGGTGTATAAAAATTACAACTTTTCGGCGTTTGGGAACAATTATTCCTACGATGATAAAAATGTACTGGAAATCTCCAAAGTGCTGATGGAAATCGATCCGAGTTATACCTACAAAGACTTTAAAGTATGGGCGAGTTTCCGCTACTTCAGCAAGCAGTTTGCCAACCTGACCAATGCCCTGTATTTCGACGCCCGTTGGGAAACCTTCGGTGGGGTGAATTATAAGATCAACGATCATTTTGATATTGGGCTGACGGCTGTCAACTTCCTGAACCAGACCGGAGCCAAAGGAACGATTAACGGTGCGGAACTCATTACGGATGCCACGCCCTATTACGATAAGCTTTTGGTAGGATCCTATATCAGGCCTTTTACTTTGGAAGCATCACTGAATTTCAGATTTTAATTTACCACTATGAAAAAGATAATGATCACGGCCAGTCTGGCATTTCTCATCAGTACCACCCTTAGTGCGCAAAAGCAGGGGGAATTTGTACTCGTAAAAAACACTAAAGGGGCTACCCTGGGCTATGCTCCCGGTTCAGGCATTAAGATAATTACCGTTAACGGAAAACATTTTAAGGACCTCAACCGGAATGGCAAACTGGATAAGTATGAAGACTGGCGTTTGCCGGCAGCAGTACGGGCCAAAGATCTGGCAGCACAAATGTCTGTAGAGCAGATCGCCGGATTGATGCTGTACAGCCGGCATCAGGCGTTACCCGCGGGCAATTCAGGTTACAATGCCGGTACCTATGATGGAAAAATATTCCCGGAAAGCACGGCGAAAGCCTGGAATCTTACCGATCAGCAGAAGACCTTTTTGAAAGAAGACAACCTCAGGCATGTCCTGATTACCAAAGTAGAAAGCCCGGAGGCTGCTGCTTTATGGAATAATGAAATGCAGGCGTATGTAGAAGGCATCGGGCTTGGTATCCCAAGTAATACCAGTACCGATCCGAGGCATACGGCCCTGGTGACTTCGGAGTTTAATGCCGGTGCCGGTGGAACGATTTCGATGTGGCCTGACGGGTTGGGTATGGCGGCTACTTTTGATCCGCAGGTAGTGGAGCAATTCGGCCAGATTGCGGCCAAAGAATACCGTGCACTGGGCATTGCTACAGCCTTATCACCACAGATCGACCTGGGTTCCGAGCCACGCTGGTACCGTATTGCAATGACTTTTGGCGAAAGCCCGGAACTCACCCGCGATATGGGTCGTGCATATATTGATGGCTTCCAGACTTCCTATGGTACTGCCGAAATCAAAGACGGCTGGGGGTATAACAGTGTCAATGCGATGGTCAAACACTGGCCGAGTGGTGGAGCGGAAGAAGGCGGACGTGATGGCCATTGGGCCTATGGAAAATTTGCCGTCTATCCCGGGAACAATTTGCAACAGCATATCGATCCTTTTATCAATGGGGCTTTTAAGCTCAAAGGCAAAACCGGAAAAGCCGCTGCAGTAATGCCGTACTATACCATAAGTTTTGACCAGGATAAAAAATACAATGAAAATGTAGCCAATGGCTATAGCAAATATATCATTACCGACCTGCTTCGGGATAAATACGGCTATGATGGCGTAGTCTGTACCGACTGGTTAGTGACTGGCGATGAAGGGAAAACGCCGGATCAGTTTGCCGGGAAACCCTGGGGTGCGGAAGCCCTGACGATTGCCGAACGCCACTACAAAGTAATTATGGCGGGTGTCGACCAGTTTGGCGGTAATAATGATAAAAAACCAGTTTTGGAAGCCTACGCTATGGGTGTTAAGGAATTTGGAGCGC
The Flavobacterium kingsejongi genome window above contains:
- a CDS encoding TonB-dependent receptor; translation: MKKIIISAFCLTLFPVFEAFSQEGKTTPADSLKVKAKVVNSDTKEEKNRNIMLNAANNSGPRDVNIGLPSSVGGITIQENDLPVVYYFWPELPNRTWRQSKSLGRTGLLKIGEAAITTGDLGFAVNSYTKLGTDKHEVVGNLSGSHFGWLKGDVNVSGPLGNNWYYTMGAYANFDPNSFDLKFAQYSDRTQIYRAGLTKRFNNGKGEISVLYKYANSASLSNYAVFQYKEGGKVAEIDGFRIGRDSYIVNDGILKFKDILTGESKTADMGGSDAASFSHSVDILGNYDLGNDWKFNFSTRMRYAEASQLVTIPLSIFQAGAGDGFAYQANGQPYTGNVNSMLGMYTDGTPTKTLLSRFEIKKSINNHNWRFGLTEYYYNVDKFTSNRSFFYQTVDANPNKLVRNSAGGTGTDADGFYNYNVGGEYHNGFENKLSAYFSDDWVVNNRLSLTYGVNLRYNKLKGDYYLTPRTPNLILDPNDRSYFDNNWFHLGASVNAVFKVTQKAGLLADFTYTEKNGQLESYSGAVAPNLSKTKSPLAAFGLYFNHDKFSVVSQATYLTRNNYQARLNLVNPDNGSESQVATVFYDIQTIGWTTDIVAKPFKGLNLHYLITFQDPVYKNYNFSAFGNNYSYDDKNVLEISKVLMEIDPSYTYKDFKVWASFRYFSKQFANLTNALYFDARWETFGGVNYKINDHFDIGLTAVNFLNQTGAKGTINGAELITDATPYYDKLLVGSYIRPFTLEASLNFRF
- a CDS encoding NUDIX hydrolase gives rise to the protein MELKSLLEQRSETSWKNYIPHISIDSVIFGFHDGTLKVLLLKMKDQELWGLPGGYVYKEEPLDAAAVRILKDRAGATDIYLQQFYTFGDLNRSEGFFEDYPDTLWNKQRFISIGYYALVDYSKVGIIMDEFSTACEWKDIEQLPPFMMDHRQIFDKALLTLRKQLNNKPIGYNLLPEQFTMPEIQKLYEIILDKKLNRGNFYRKLLRYDILLKHEEPRKGGAHRAPDLYSFDLEKYQKALKEGLSGGW
- a CDS encoding GNAT family N-acetyltransferase, whose translation is MPQQFKSERLHLRPLTPEDAAFIFTIVNTPGFLQFIGDRNVRSLSDADAYIQKIIHNSNISYWVVRTCEGEIPVGILSLIKRDHLEHRDIGFSFLPEHTGKGYAYEAAKSVIEHIVKKESDTVLLATTLSNNHASIALLERLGLRYQQPMETEKDLLLYAAPVAEL
- a CDS encoding glycoside hydrolase family 3 protein, whose protein sequence is MKKIMITASLAFLISTTLSAQKQGEFVLVKNTKGATLGYAPGSGIKIITVNGKHFKDLNRNGKLDKYEDWRLPAAVRAKDLAAQMSVEQIAGLMLYSRHQALPAGNSGYNAGTYDGKIFPESTAKAWNLTDQQKTFLKEDNLRHVLITKVESPEAAALWNNEMQAYVEGIGLGIPSNTSTDPRHTALVTSEFNAGAGGTISMWPDGLGMAATFDPQVVEQFGQIAAKEYRALGIATALSPQIDLGSEPRWYRIAMTFGESPELTRDMGRAYIDGFQTSYGTAEIKDGWGYNSVNAMVKHWPSGGAEEGGRDGHWAYGKFAVYPGNNLQQHIDPFINGAFKLKGKTGKAAAVMPYYTISFDQDKKYNENVANGYSKYIITDLLRDKYGYDGVVCTDWLVTGDEGKTPDQFAGKPWGAEALTIAERHYKVIMAGVDQFGGNNDKKPVLEAYAMGVKEFGAPFMRARFERSAVRLLQNSIRVGLFENPYLDVATTKAVVGNPEFMKAGYEAQLKSIVLLKNHDQVLPMAAQKTVYVPKIYFPSTKDWWGKASEPRLDYPVNMELVKKYYNVSEDPEKADFALVFVTSPQSLEGGYDLHDRKAGSNGYVPISLQYGTYTATEAREHSIAAGDAVIDPTITDRTYKGKTVTAANTMDLRTILDTRDMMKGKPVIVAVTASKPMIFKEFEKEVAGIVLNFGVSTQAILDIVSGKTAPSGLLPVQMPADMSTVEKQLEDVPYDMIPYRDTEGNAYDFAFGLNWEGVIKDARTATYKK
- a CDS encoding cytochrome ubiquinol oxidase subunit I; the encoded protein is MENLDAARMQMAFTLIFHIVFACIGMVMPFFMVISHYKFMKTRNPVFLSLTKSWQKGVAIFFVTGAVSGTALSFELGLLWPEFMKHAGPIIGMPFSLEGAAFFIEAIALGFYLYGWNKLPEKFHWFTGIIVGVSGVLSGILVVSANSWMNAPSGFDYIDGKFLNIDPVKAFLNPAWFTQALHMTLAAFAATSFAVAGIHAFQVYKNRNTILHKAAFKIAISIGAVAALLQPLSGDLSAKDIAKRQPAKLAALEAHYNTEKGVPLFIGGIVDEKTQEVSYKIEIPKALSFMAFGDFDAEVKGLNDFPAEDRPPVAITHYAFQIMVGLGMLMLFSGIFYFTSLKKIKWQDSRKYWLYFACLAPVGFLALEAGWIVTEVGRQPWIIHNVMRTKDAVTPMPGMIYSFYMYVVLYTVLAIAVTWLMSRQIKVLNNTPNT